The sequence AAGTAAACTTCTTAATTCTACCTCTAATGGGAGATCGTCTTCTGTTCTTTCCTTTGTTAGTTGTTCTTGGATGTAATAATCAAGTAAATGCTCCTTATCATGAATCGATGTTTTAAAATTATCCTTAAGTGTCGTCTCTAGTTGCCGGACAAAATAAACACCAATGATTTGCATAACAAGGAGAACTAATAACATAAAAATGAGCACTGTTTTTGAGTGCATAGATTGTAAAATTCTTTCATTTTTCATAAATCATGATTACTCCTGCTCAGGGTTTCTTAAATAATAGCCGACTCCTCTTCTAGTTACAATCCAGAGTGGATGACTTGGACTATCCTCAATTTTTTCTCTTAGGCGTCTTACAGTCACGTCAACAGTTCGGACATCACCGAAATAGTCATACCCCCAAACAGTCTGTAATAAATGCTCACGTGTCATAACTTGACCGATATGTTTTGCTAAGTAATGAAGCAATTCAAATTCACGGTGGGTTAACTCAATCGTTTCTCCACGTTTGGAAATAATGTAAGCATCCGGATGAATGGTTAATGAACCAATGGTAATTTCATTATTTTCATCTTCCTCTTGAGCTGTTGCTACTTGATTATGTCTTCTCAAATTAGCTTTTACACGGGCAATTAATTCTCTTGTGCTAAAGGGTTTCGTAATATAATCATCTGCTCCAAGTTCAAGTCCAAGTACCTTATCAATTTCGGAGTCTTTTGCCGTTAACATAATAATAGGCATTTCATATTTTTTACGAATTTCCCTACATACTTCCATCCCATCTTTCTGTGGAAGCATGATATCTAATAAAACCAGGTCAGGGGTAATGGCTTCGACCATTTCCAAAGCCTGATCTCCGTCATAGGCACATTCTACCTCGTATCCTTCTTTTTTAAGATTAAATTGTAATATATCTGCAATAGGCTTTTCGTCATCAACAACTAGTATTTTTTTATTCATCTTTGCATTCCTTTCAATTTCCGTTAGGTAGGAACATGTTTTTAAACTTCCGCTAAACGCTTAATAGATGGATGTTTCCTATTCTACTTTAACATTTTATCGCTTTCCATTCATCCTTTTCAATAAGATGGGTGGAATTGCTACTATAGTTATAGCTATAATTCACTAGAGATATCGATAAAGATTAGAGATAATTGAATTGCGTTTAGTTGGTTTTTAGTCCTGTAATGGAAAACAGGAAAAGACTGATCAGTCTGTTCATTTAAAGAACGACTAATCAGCCTTCGTAACTGTGTTATATAAATAATTCACATCATATTTAAAGGAAATGGCGGTCCGGACGGGACTCGAACCCGCGACCTCCTGCGTGACAGGCAGGCATTCTAACCAACTGAACTACCGGACCATTCTATAATATATATTATATACAGCTGCAGCACCAGAGTGTGTACTAAGGGTACTCTTCCTTGAAGTTACCCCATAGGAACAAAAAGCTTTTGTTCCTATGGGCACTTCTGCTTTTCTGATGACCCGTACGGGATTCGAACCCGTGTTACCGCCGTGAAAGGGCGGTGTCTTAACCGCTTGACCAACGGGCCAACTTGGGATGGTGAGCCATGCAGGATTCGAACCTGCGACCCTCTGATTAAAAGTCAGATGCTCTACCGACTGAGCTAATGGCTCCTACTAAATACTTTGTCCTAAAGGTTGATTGTGCTCTTTGTGCGCCAAAAGCCTCTTGCTTTTGTTACAGATCGCAGATTCTTCGAATCGGTGCGATTGCTCTACCAACTGAGCTAATGGCTCCTACTGATGACGACGCTTTTTATATTATCATATAGTTGTAGATTTTGGCAATACCTTTTTATAAAAAAGTTACCAGGTACCTTAAATAAAGAAAGGTACCTGGCACGTCTAAGCACCTGATGGCATCGAAGAATCATCGAATCGCCGCTCGAGATTAACGAATTTATTATATTCCTTAACAAAGGCGAGAGAGACCGTACCAGTTGGACCGTTACGCTGCTTGGCAATAATGATTTCGATAATATTCTTGTTATCAGATTCTTTATCATAATAATCATCCCGGTAAAGGAAAGCCACAACATCGGCATCCTGCTCAATACTTCCTGATTCACGAATGTCTGACATCATTGGTCGTTTATCTTGACGTTGCTCTACGCCACGGGAAAGCTGAGAAAGAGCAATTACCGGTACTTGTAGTTCACGTGCAAGTCCTTTTAATGAACGTGAGATTTCTGAGACCTCTTGTTGACGATTATCAGAATGACGACCACTTCCTAAGATTAGCTGTAAGTAGTCAATCATAATCATCCCGAGGCCACCCTGTTCCTGCTTTAAACGACGACACTTTGCTTGAATATCTTGAATTTTTACACCTGGTGTGTCATCAATGAAAACCCCTGCATTTGACAGGCTTCCCATTGCCAACATAAGTTTACCCCAATCCTCATCATTTAAAGAACCTGTCCGTAATCTCTGAGCATCAATATTTCCTTCCGCACAAAGCATACGCATAACCAGTTGTTCTGCGCCCATCTCCAAACTAAAGATCGCCACATTTTCGCCCGTTTTCGTTGCAACGTTCTGAGCAATATTTAAGGCAAAGGCCGTTTTCCCCATTGATGGACGAGCACCCACAATAATTAAATCATTGCGCTGAAATCCAGCTGTAATTTTGTCAAGTTCGGCAAAGCCCGTTGCGATTCCAGTCACATCTCCGGCCCGATTATGCAATGTTTCAATATTGTCATAGGTTCGCACAAGAACATCTTTAATATGATGGAAGGATCCAGCTTTCTTTTTCTGTGAAACTTCTAAAATGCTTTTTTCTGCTTCACTTAATAGCGTTTCAACCTCGTCTTCCCGTGTATAACCATCCTGGACAATATTGGTTGCCGTCCGAATTAAACGACGGAGAATCGACTTTTCTTCAACAATCTTAGCGTAATATTCAATATTAGCAGCGGTTGGAGCCGAACCAGCAAGCTCTGTTAAATAACCAATGCCACCCACATCTTCTAGAATATTGGCATTTGATAATTCCTCTGTAACCGTAATTAAATCGACAGCCTCACCTTTATCATTAAGGCTAATCATGGCATCAAAAATACGTTGATGGGCCCCCCGATAGAAATCATCAGGAGTTAATATTTCAGATGCAGTCGTTAAAGAAGAAGGCTCAAGGAAAATTGCCCCTAACACCGCCTGCTCAGCTTCTACATTTTGCGGTGGCAGATGCTCTGTCATAATATCACTCATTCAATGTGACCTCCCTTAATAGAAAAGCGTAAGCGGAAGCGCCTTATCCATATATCTATAAAAAATCTAATCTACAAAACCAGGAATCTACTTTTTATAAAAATAACATTCAAAAATAAAAAACCCTGTTTCAACTAATAAACATTTACCACATAAACATGATCTATGTGATTTTGCTTAAACATCGAGTGAAAGAGGGAACAAAAATATATATATTAATGAATTTCAAACAGTTTAAGAAATGTGACCAGAGTGAATCTGATCACATTTTCATTCCTCTATTATGATAACATGTTTATTTTAAAAAGAAACTTCCAAAATTAGTAATCCTTAACCTATACTTCTTTAACATGAACATTTAACGTTGC is a genomic window of Niallia sp. XMNu-256 containing:
- the yycF gene encoding response regulator YycF, whose amino-acid sequence is MNKKILVVDDEKPIADILQFNLKKEGYEVECAYDGDQALEMVEAITPDLVLLDIMLPQKDGMEVCREIRKKYEMPIIMLTAKDSEIDKVLGLELGADDYITKPFSTRELIARVKANLRRHNQVATAQEEDENNEITIGSLTIHPDAYIISKRGETIELTHREFELLHYLAKHIGQVMTREHLLQTVWGYDYFGDVRTVDVTVRRLREKIEDSPSHPLWIVTRRGVGYYLRNPEQE
- the dnaB gene encoding replicative DNA helicase; amino-acid sequence: MSDIMTEHLPPQNVEAEQAVLGAIFLEPSSLTTASEILTPDDFYRGAHQRIFDAMISLNDKGEAVDLITVTEELSNANILEDVGGIGYLTELAGSAPTAANIEYYAKIVEEKSILRRLIRTATNIVQDGYTREDEVETLLSEAEKSILEVSQKKKAGSFHHIKDVLVRTYDNIETLHNRAGDVTGIATGFAELDKITAGFQRNDLIIVGARPSMGKTAFALNIAQNVATKTGENVAIFSLEMGAEQLVMRMLCAEGNIDAQRLRTGSLNDEDWGKLMLAMGSLSNAGVFIDDTPGVKIQDIQAKCRRLKQEQGGLGMIMIDYLQLILGSGRHSDNRQQEVSEISRSLKGLARELQVPVIALSQLSRGVEQRQDKRPMMSDIRESGSIEQDADVVAFLYRDDYYDKESDNKNIIEIIIAKQRNGPTGTVSLAFVKEYNKFVNLERRFDDSSMPSGA